CTCCGAAAGAATGTAGTTCGCCGTGCCGTTCAGAATACCCACGAGCCGCATAATGCGATTGCCCGCAAGGTTTTCCTTCAGGGTATCCAGAATCGGAATGGCACCGCATACGCTGGCCTCATACTTGAGGTGCACGCCATGTTCGGCAGCCAGTTCAAACAGCTCAAGCCCCTGCTCAGCGAGCAGCGCCTTGTTGGCGGTTACCACATGCTTGCCCGCACGGATGGCTGCCGCAATGAGCTTCTTGGGCGCTTCAATGCCGCCCATGAGCTCGACAAGCACATCCACTTCGGGATCATTCAGCAGCGCCTCGTGATCGTCCGTCAGGGTCGCACCGGCAGGAACCGGGAAGTTACGGGGCTTCTTCACGTCACGCACGAGAATGGATTTTATCACCACCTCGCTGCCGGAACGCTCGATAATCCAGTCCCGATTCTCTTCTATGACCTTGGCAAGGCCCGTGCCCACAGTGCCGTATCCGGCAAGGGCAAGGACCAGGCGCTTCTTTCCATTAGGCACAGACATCGCCTCCTGCATTCAGCAGCTTCTTGATGCCGCGGCATGCCTGATTGGTACGGTGTTCATTTTCGATAAGAGCAAAGCGGACATGATCGTCGCCGAAGTGTCCGAAACCGAGACCGGGAGAAACAGCAACCTTCGCTTCAGTGAGCAAAAGCTTGGAGAACTCCACGGAGCCGAGGTGACGGAACTCTTCGGGAATCTGTGCCCACACGAACATGGTTGCCTTGGGAGAAGGCACTTCCCAGCCCGCACGCTCAAGCCCTTCAATCAGGGTGTCGCGGCGATTCTGGTATACCTGCACGATATTGCGCACGCAGTCGCTGGGGCCGTTCAGAGCCACGGTTGCGGCAATCTGAATGGGCTGGAATATGCCGTAGTCGAGATAGGACTTGATGCGGGTCAGGGCGTACACGAGCTCGCGGTTGCCCACGCAGAAGCCGACACGCCAGCCAGCCATGGAATAGCTCTTGGACATGGAATAGAATTCCACGCCCACGTCCTTGGCGCCGTTTGCTTCCATGAAGCTCGGGGGCTTGTAGCCATCGAACGCGAGGTCGGCATAGGCCATGTCGTGAATGACGTAAATCTTGTGTTCCTT
This region of Desulfovibrio subterraneus genomic DNA includes:
- a CDS encoding aminotransferase class I/II-fold pyridoxal phosphate-dependent enzyme, whose amino-acid sequence is MQEFPRMHRLPPYVFAVVGELKMQLRRQNIDIVDMGMGNPDIPTPQHIVDKLTEAAAKGINHRYSVSRGIPNLRKAMCDWYQRNYGVYLDPEKECVVTMGAKEGLSHLALAMLSPGDVVLAPDPTYPIHTYAAIIAGADVRRIPIGKGRDFFEDLLEATKQTWPQPKVLMISYPHNPTTELAAPEFFQKVVDFAKEHKIYVIHDMAYADLAFDGYKPPSFMEANGAKDVGVEFYSMSKSYSMAGWRVGFCVGNRELVYALTRIKSYLDYGIFQPIQIAATVALNGPSDCVRNIVQVYQNRRDTLIEGLERAGWEVPSPKATMFVWAQIPEEFRHLGSVEFSKLLLTEAKVAVSPGLGFGHFGDDHVRFALIENEHRTNQACRGIKKLLNAGGDVCA